A section of the bacterium genome encodes:
- a CDS encoding SMP-30/gluconolactonase/LRE family protein: MKRPFYLLAALCALLLSASLLPAQDSCRVGKFEVLAGGFKFPEGPAFDSQGNLYVVDYKRVGDIGVIRPDGTAEVWTDLGASEANGMAFSPDGRLLCCDDARRRIIAVDLKTKKVTPVVEAFGDSLHRPNDIALAPNGDIYFTNPNRKDESVGGDVFCYSQSQKKLYHLLDSLPYPNGLTVNPERTELFVALTVGHKVIRCPLTDDGHKAGPVSDIFSLTGGAGPDGVELDEHGNIYVAHYGMSKVYYITREGRLLGCVTGLGTDVTNVQVRGEWLYVTEAQRGQVLRIKRSEFSVE, encoded by the coding sequence ATGAAAAGACCCTTCTACCTTTTAGCAGCCCTCTGCGCTCTGCTTCTTTCCGCTTCCCTGCTCCCGGCCCAGGATTCCTGCCGGGTGGGCAAGTTCGAGGTGCTGGCCGGAGGGTTCAAGTTCCCGGAGGGCCCGGCGTTCGACAGCCAGGGCAACCTGTACGTGGTGGACTACAAGCGGGTTGGGGACATCGGGGTGATCCGGCCGGACGGCACGGCCGAGGTCTGGACGGACCTGGGGGCGAGCGAGGCCAACGGCATGGCGTTCTCGCCGGACGGCCGCCTGTTGTGCTGCGATGACGCCCGGCGGCGGATCATCGCCGTGGACCTTAAAACGAAAAAAGTCACTCCGGTGGTGGAGGCGTTCGGAGATTCGCTCCACCGCCCCAACGACATCGCTCTGGCCCCCAACGGCGACATCTATTTCACGAATCCTAACCGCAAGGACGAGTCGGTGGGCGGCGACGTGTTCTGCTACAGCCAGTCGCAGAAGAAGCTCTACCACCTTCTGGACAGCCTGCCCTATCCCAACGGCCTGACCGTGAACCCCGAACGCACCGAGCTGTTCGTGGCCCTGACCGTGGGGCACAAGGTCATCCGCTGCCCGCTCACGGACGACGGGCACAAGGCCGGGCCGGTGAGCGATATTTTCAGCCTGACCGGAGGAGCCGGGCCGGACGGGGTCGAGTTGGACGAGCACGGTAACATTTACGTGGCGCACTACGGCATGTCGAAGGTGTACTACATCACCCGGGAGGGCAGGCTGCTGGGCTGTGTCACCGGCCTGGGCACGGATGTGACCAACGTGCAGGTGCGGGGGGAGTGGCTCTACGTGACCGAGGCGCAGCGCGGCCAGGTGCTGCGGATAAAGCGGAGCGAGTTCTCGGTGGAGTGA
- a CDS encoding class I SAM-dependent methyltransferase, which yields MQAFSLISGKTMYSDDYQDEKRLFEILGQINKRPEPFEFYTARELWTDEHISKHMLSFHLDPDINAASRRTAFIDRSAAWITDRFHLGPGVKVADFGCGPGLYVSRLAAVKAEITGIDFSENSLRYSRETASESGLKVNYVNASYLDYDTDERFDLILMIMCDFCALSPAQRQRMLTRFSRFLRPDGAVLLDAYSLKAFDLRKETSAFEKNLMNGFWAQNDYYGFLNVFRYETEKVVLDKYTIVEAAHTRTVYNWLQYFSPDSIAREFTLNGFRIESFYSDVAGGHLDPDGGEFAVVARKDCQI from the coding sequence GTGCAAGCCTTCAGCCTGATTTCTGGGAAAACCATGTACAGTGACGATTATCAAGACGAAAAGCGCCTGTTCGAAATCCTCGGGCAGATAAACAAGCGCCCGGAACCGTTCGAATTCTATACCGCACGCGAACTCTGGACGGATGAACATATATCGAAACATATGCTTTCCTTTCATCTGGACCCGGATATAAATGCAGCCTCCCGCCGAACGGCCTTCATCGACCGTTCGGCGGCCTGGATCACGGACCGGTTCCATCTCGGGCCGGGCGTGAAAGTCGCCGATTTCGGCTGCGGGCCCGGTTTGTACGTATCACGGTTGGCTGCTGTGAAGGCTGAGATAACGGGGATAGATTTTTCGGAAAACTCGCTGCGGTACTCCCGTGAAACTGCGTCGGAATCCGGCTTGAAAGTGAATTACGTCAATGCCAGCTACCTGGATTACGACACGGATGAGCGGTTCGATCTCATCCTGATGATCATGTGTGATTTCTGCGCCTTGAGTCCGGCCCAGAGGCAACGCATGCTGACCCGGTTCAGCCGGTTCCTGCGTCCGGATGGAGCGGTTCTGCTGGATGCCTATTCCCTGAAAGCCTTCGACCTGCGGAAAGAAACCTCGGCCTTCGAGAAGAACCTCATGAACGGCTTCTGGGCGCAGAACGATTATTACGGATTTCTGAATGTCTTCAGGTATGAGACTGAAAAAGTGGTGCTCGACAAATATACCATCGTCGAAGCGGCGCATACGCGGACAGTGTACAACTGGCTTCAGTATTTCAGCCCGGACTCGATCGCCCGGGAGTTCACGCTGAACGGGTTCAGGATCGAGAGCTTCTACTCCGACGTGGCCGGTGGGCATCTGGATCCAGATGGCGGCGAGTTTGCCGTGGTTGCACGAAAAGATTGTCAGATCTGA
- a CDS encoding B12-binding domain-containing radical SAM protein has protein sequence MEAASTATHVYSRTYIPRVGIATLGAILKQRGYECALWYQAMSPVGVEQLLDYDLVGIGSLSSTINEAYRLADELRERGKLVVMGGTHVSFMPEEALEHCDYVAIGEGDDSFPALVEALSNGDSLESIPGLAFKKPGGGVHYGGPAAPVDFAALPSPDFSLSPQIDPGHIPPIIATSRGCPHDCTFCSVTTTFGRRYRFKDIEQVIAELRPIVQHSICFGDDNFCASPQHTKTLLRRMLECEAVPLRWAGEMCVGAARDNELLDLMQATRCRMMYVGIESVDDGTLKAYGKAHDLEGVARCVERLHAHDIGIHGMFVVGLEDSLDTARRIVDYARQIDLDTIQIMSLTPFPGTRSYEQYAERLLHRDWAYYDGMHVVARPFGCSAREMQLSIIRQMQRFYGLRGLLGAWTRGRTWRLKYRAGGYVLSRRWERENKAYLERLEKA, from the coding sequence GTGGAGGCCGCCTCCACCGCGACACATGTCTACAGCCGGACCTACATTCCGCGGGTCGGGATAGCGACGCTCGGCGCCATCCTGAAGCAACGAGGGTACGAGTGCGCGCTCTGGTACCAGGCCATGTCTCCTGTCGGGGTCGAGCAGCTTCTGGATTACGACCTGGTGGGGATCGGCTCGCTCTCCAGCACCATAAACGAGGCCTACCGTCTGGCGGATGAGCTGAGAGAGCGCGGCAAACTGGTGGTCATGGGTGGGACGCATGTCTCGTTCATGCCGGAAGAAGCCCTCGAGCACTGCGATTACGTGGCCATAGGCGAGGGGGATGACAGTTTCCCGGCCCTGGTCGAGGCCCTCTCCAACGGGGATTCCCTGGAATCGATCCCAGGACTGGCTTTCAAGAAACCCGGCGGCGGGGTCCATTACGGCGGCCCGGCCGCGCCGGTGGATTTCGCCGCTCTGCCCTCACCCGATTTCAGCCTTTCGCCGCAGATCGATCCCGGCCACATTCCGCCGATAATAGCCACCTCCCGCGGCTGCCCGCACGATTGCACTTTCTGCAGCGTGACCACCACATTCGGTCGGCGCTACCGTTTCAAGGACATCGAACAGGTCATCGCCGAGTTGCGTCCTATCGTGCAGCACAGTATCTGCTTCGGGGACGACAATTTCTGCGCCAGCCCGCAGCACACCAAGACCCTGCTCCGCCGGATGCTGGAATGCGAGGCCGTGCCACTGCGTTGGGCGGGCGAGATGTGCGTGGGAGCGGCCCGGGACAATGAGCTGCTGGACCTGATGCAGGCCACGCGCTGCCGTATGATGTACGTGGGCATCGAATCGGTGGACGACGGTACGCTGAAAGCCTACGGCAAGGCGCACGACCTGGAGGGTGTGGCGCGCTGTGTCGAGAGGCTCCACGCCCACGACATCGGAATCCACGGCATGTTCGTGGTCGGGCTGGAGGACAGTCTGGACACGGCGCGCCGGATTGTGGACTATGCCCGGCAGATCGACCTGGACACGATCCAGATCATGTCGCTGACTCCGTTCCCGGGCACGCGCTCCTACGAGCAGTACGCGGAGCGCCTTCTGCACCGCGACTGGGCCTATTACGACGGTATGCACGTGGTGGCGCGGCCGTTTGGTTGTTCCGCCCGCGAAATGCAGCTTTCAATAATCCGGCAGATGCAGCGTTTTTACGGCCTGCGGGGCCTGCTCGGGGCCTGGACACGGGGACGCACCTGGCGCCTCAAGTACCGGGCCGGGGGATATGTGCTGTCCCGCCGCTGGGAGCGCGAAAACAAGGCCTATCTGGAACGGCTGGAAAAGGCCTGA